Proteins encoded by one window of Mercenaria mercenaria strain notata chromosome 4, MADL_Memer_1, whole genome shotgun sequence:
- the LOC123551649 gene encoding sialomucin core protein 24-like, with amino-acid sequence MKFISFAFCLLILCFASTVTAAEEATEEVCAALTEDKKCCNTTGCMWFFCENATATKNITECHSTNWTAVDSCKNNTQKQICEKPASPSTAATTTQAPVEVDPCKNVTDKTSCCTINGCVFTNCTSTDDTITDPVQVCVKNETVSTVCKLDTNKDQCAPSTSTPTPTPTQPTDVCESYNSSEIDCCSHTDQNCTYIKCTDPNDNAHTGCHVQSSDTSMSKFCKDEPKFLCSAPTPNPDVTTQPATNGSSTPTPDADANSGEAEHSQHFDGASFIGGIVLCLGLVAIAFFGVKFYRARAERNYHTL; translated from the exons AGGTATGTGCAGCATTGACAGAAGATAAGAAGTGTTGTAATACGACAGGGTGTATGTGGTTCTTCTGTGAAAATgcaacagcaacaaaaaacaTTACAG AGTGCCATTCCACAAACTGGACAGCAGTTGACTCATGCAAGAACAATACTCAAAAACAGATTTGTGAGAAACCAG CTTCTCCATCAACAGCAGCAACAACTACTCAAGCACCAGTAGAAGTTGATCCATGCAAAAATGTTACAGACAAGACATCATGTTGTACTATCAATGGCTGCGTCTTTACCAACTGTACCAGCACAGATGACACAATCACTGATCCTGTACAAG TTTGCGTGAAAAATGAGACTGTATCTACTGTGTGCAAACTAGACACAAACAAAGATCAGTGTGCACCCTCAACCTCTACACCAACCCCTACACCAACCCAGCCGACAGATGTTTGTGAATCATACAACAGTAGTGAAATAGACTGTTGCAGCCATACTGACCAGAACTGCACTTACATCAAGTGTACAGATCCGAATGATAATGCACACACAG gaTGTCATGTACAAAGCAGTGATACCAGTATGTCAAAATTCTGTAAAGATGAACCTAAGTTTTTGTGCAGTG caCCGACCCCTAACCCAGATGTAACAACACAGCCAGCAACAAATGGATCATCAACTCCGACCCCTGATGCAGATGCAAACAGTGGCGAAGCAGAGCATTCACAACATTTCGACGGAGCTTCGTTTATTGGTGGCATCGTGCTTTGTTTAGGCCTTGTTGCCATCGCTTTCTTTGGAGTCAAGTTTTACAGGGCAAGGGCGGAGAGAAATTATCATACACTCTAG